Part of the Cloacibacterium caeni genome is shown below.
TAAGGTATCACCCAGAATTTTTTTCAATTTCCAAAAATTTTAGATTGCAAAAATAACTATAAGATTTGGGATTTGGGATTTTAGATTTACGAATTTTTCATAAACCTTAGAATTGAACTTTTACACTTTCACAAAAACCTAAATTTCTTTGGCTTTCCTCAAAAGTTAAATTAAATTTGTAAAAATCTAAAAGTAAAATGAAAACCTTAATCAAAAACGCACAAATCGTAAATGAAGGAAAGATTTTTAAAGCTGATGTATTGATTGAAAATGATTTGATTGCAAAAATTTCATCAACTATTTCCGAAGAAAATGTAGATAAAATCATTGATGCTGAAGAAAAATTCCTAATTCCTGGAGTAATTGATGATCAAGTGCATTTTCGTGAGCCTGGTTTAACACACAAAGGCGATATAGAAAGTGAATCAAAAGCTGCAATTGCAGGCGGAGTAACCAGTTTTATAGAACAACCGAACACCTTTCCGAATGCGGTAACGCAAGAACTTTTAGAAGAAAAATATAAAATCGCTTCGGAGAAATCTTACGCCAATTATTCTTTTTCGATGGGCGGAACCAATGATAATTTAGAAGAAGTTCTGAAAACCAATCCAAAAAATGTAGCAGCCGTTAAACTATTTTTAGGCTCTTCTACAGGGAATATGTTGGTAGATAATTCCGAAATTTTGGAAGAAATCTTCTCTCAAGTAAAAATGCCGATTTGTGTGCATTGTGAAGATGAAGCGACCATCAAAAAAAATACAGAAATCTATAAAGAACAATACGGAGAAGATATTCCTGTGAAATTTCATCACTTAATTAGAAGTGATGAAGCGTGTTTTCTTTCAAGTTCAAAAGCAATAGAACTCGCCAAAAAAACTGGCGCGAGATTGCATGTTTATCATCTTTCTACTGCTAAAGAAATGGAGCTTTTCCGAAATGATATTCCGTTAAAAGAAAAAAAAATCACCGCTGAAGTTTGTGTGCATCACCTTCATTTCACCAACGAAGATTATGAAACCAAAGGTTCTCTTATCAAATGGAATCCTGCTGTAAAAACCGAAACGGATAAAAAAGGACTTTGGGAAGCACTTTTAGATGATAGAATAGATGTGATTGCAACTGATCACGCTCCGCATACTTTGGAAGAAAAATCTAACAAATATTTGAACTGTCCTTCTGGTGCACCTTTGGTTCAATATTCTTTACCTGTAATGTTTGAATATTTCAAAAAAGGCAAGATTTCTTTAGAAAAAGTGGTTGAAAAAATGTGTCACAATCCTGCTATTTTATTCGAAATTGAAAAAAGGGGTTATGTAAAAGAAGGGTACAAAGCAGATTTGGTAATCATTAATCCTAATGCAGAAATTACAGTTTCTAAAGAAAATATCCTCTCAAAATGTGGTTGGAGTCCACTAGAAAACGAGACTTTTCACTCAGAAATTACACATACTTTCGTCAATGGTTTTCTGGCTTATGAAAATGGTAAAGTTTCTCCTGAAAAACACGGAGAAAGATTGCTTTTTGAAAGATAAAATTCTTCTTTTTCAAAAAATATGAATGTTTAAGAAACATTTTTGCATTTTTTGCGTCTAATAGAAAAAAATTAATTCAATATGATTAGAAAGCTTACTTTGGCATTTGCTGCAGTCTTAGTTTCTGTAGTTGCTTTTGCCCAAAACCAGTTTCAGTGGAAAGAAGCTTCGAGTGGCGGTTACACGTATAAATATGTGACCAATGACCCTGCGAAAGCTCGTTTTTACACTTTGAAGAATGGTTTAACTGTTATTTTAAGTCCTACGAATAAGGATCCTAGAATCCAAGCGTATGTTGCCATCAAAGCAGGAAGTAAAACAGACCCTGCAACCAATACTGGTTTGGCGCATTATTTAGAGCACATGTTATTTAAAGGAACTGATAAATACGGTTCATTAGATTGGTCTAAAGAAAAAGTAGAATTAGAAAAAATTGACGCATTATACGAGCAATATAATTCTACTAAAGACGAAGTTCAAAGAAAAGCCATCTATAAAAAAATAGATTCAGTTTCTGGAGTTGCCGCAAAATATGCAATTGCAAACGAATATGACAAAATGATGTCTGCAATGGGCGCTCAAGGAACCAATGCTTTTACCAGTTTTGAACAAACGGTTTATACAGATGACGTTCCTAGTGCTTCTTTGGATAAATATTTAGCAGTACAGGCAGAAAGATTCAGAAATCCTACACTTAGAATTTTCCATACTGAATTAGAAGCGGTTTACGAAGAAAAAAATAGAACGCTGGATAATGACGGAAGAAAAGTTTCTGAAACTTTATTCTCTAATCTTTTCCAAAAGCATAACTACGGTTTACAAACAACTATTGGTACGGTAGAACACCTTAAAAATCCTTCTTTAGTAGAAATCAGAAAGTATTTTAATAAATATTACGTTCCTAATAACATGGGAATTATCCTTTCGGGTGACTTCAATCCAGATGAGGTAATTGCAAAAGTGGACAAAGCGTTTTCTTACATGCAACCAAAACCATTTGATAAATACACTTTCCAACCAGAAGATGCGATTACAGCACCAATTGTAAAAGAAATTGTAGGTC
Proteins encoded:
- a CDS encoding dihydroorotase, with translation MKTLIKNAQIVNEGKIFKADVLIENDLIAKISSTISEENVDKIIDAEEKFLIPGVIDDQVHFREPGLTHKGDIESESKAAIAGGVTSFIEQPNTFPNAVTQELLEEKYKIASEKSYANYSFSMGGTNDNLEEVLKTNPKNVAAVKLFLGSSTGNMLVDNSEILEEIFSQVKMPICVHCEDEATIKKNTEIYKEQYGEDIPVKFHHLIRSDEACFLSSSKAIELAKKTGARLHVYHLSTAKEMELFRNDIPLKEKKITAEVCVHHLHFTNEDYETKGSLIKWNPAVKTETDKKGLWEALLDDRIDVIATDHAPHTLEEKSNKYLNCPSGAPLVQYSLPVMFEYFKKGKISLEKVVEKMCHNPAILFEIEKRGYVKEGYKADLVIINPNAEITVSKENILSKCGWSPLENETFHSEITHTFVNGFLAYENGKVSPEKHGERLLFER